The Caulifigura coniformis genome includes a region encoding these proteins:
- a CDS encoding PVC-type heme-binding CxxCH protein yields MRCVCLALLALCFAATAFAADDMPRSLDPKIRIDLFAEQPLIATPTGLDVDSHGRVWAIECNTHFRPENYPGHPSDRILVFSTDETGKAKPPTVFADGFTATMSVAVRPVWMKPIRLKGVDQGDAAALAKTTQVYVATRNQVLLLEDTNADDVSDRRTVLFELDTKGNYPHNGFAGFAFDAVGYMFVGMGENLGEPYKVRDRSGAVVYEHDEGGHVYRFRPDGTEFRFWANGCWNPHASCFDAFGRMFSVDNDPDSRPPCRLLHIIEGGDYGYHFKNGRKGLHPFTSWNGELPGTLPMVAGTGEAPSGVIAYEHDALPENYRGHLFATSWGDHRIDVFRLKPKGLSFESVAEPVIVGGESFRPVGLALAPDGSMYCTDWVLREYKLHGKGRIWRISAVDGERRRPDFSAIQKEERPGILKQSLESPVGAVRRLAARRLGELNGLQNVAVLRDADASERAKYEALAAIVVGEKADEPRQLRDLFGPKPAPFDSTFTLMAHFDNAPSVQRMQALLKDPAGADPMYVLGGVKAFIPLLRSAAGTAPKKIVELINSAVDGMDAFGLCALARDCATEMPADKLVQLVSSDASLSSRVRLVALLALKRIDPANESAIEAGLKRHDLIVRRAAVQWAGEQRMKSLRPVVEKCLTQSPMDRDLFLSTIAALEMIDGKDPKDFDKTPAGKYVAPLLKDEKASPAVLVEALRLVDPDDEVLSIELLDQLIRHADPSVRREAIRTLAFRTGADALSPLMAMAAMQSGYPQNALLGVIRHFVANPRNQEIKDFLLSSTTAPEMAVTAFRGGLGHDDVVVARLDELFKTAGTFVPGFQGPPDVDALGQQWWLIFGAGRAFPMNNFRQPPERPVAIDWRGAGQRNLTEIELRGDFVFFNPKGPGCSNCHTVHGRGGKVGPDLSRIGATFTREKLIGSILEPSKEVSPQFTNWQMVHVDGRVFTGMIVHENEGKTILGDSEGKTIELKTAEIEERRPVQTSVMPEKLVDRMTVQEWRDLLAFLQSLK; encoded by the coding sequence ATGCGCTGCGTTTGTCTCGCGTTGCTCGCATTGTGTTTCGCCGCGACCGCTTTCGCGGCCGACGACATGCCCCGTTCGCTCGATCCGAAGATCAGGATCGACCTGTTCGCCGAACAGCCGCTCATCGCGACGCCCACCGGTCTCGATGTCGATTCGCACGGCCGAGTCTGGGCCATCGAGTGCAACACCCACTTCCGACCCGAGAACTACCCCGGCCATCCCTCCGACCGCATCCTCGTCTTCAGCACTGACGAAACCGGCAAAGCCAAACCACCCACGGTCTTCGCCGATGGCTTCACCGCCACCATGTCCGTCGCCGTCCGACCCGTCTGGATGAAGCCCATCCGTCTCAAGGGCGTCGACCAGGGTGACGCCGCCGCCCTCGCGAAGACGACCCAGGTCTACGTCGCCACGCGGAACCAGGTCCTGCTCCTCGAAGACACCAACGCCGACGACGTCTCCGACCGCCGCACCGTCCTCTTCGAACTCGACACCAAAGGCAACTACCCCCACAACGGCTTCGCCGGCTTCGCGTTTGATGCCGTCGGCTACATGTTCGTCGGCATGGGCGAAAACCTCGGCGAGCCCTACAAGGTTCGCGACCGCAGCGGCGCCGTCGTCTATGAACACGATGAGGGTGGCCACGTCTACCGCTTCCGCCCCGATGGCACGGAGTTCCGCTTCTGGGCCAACGGCTGCTGGAATCCTCATGCCTCCTGCTTCGACGCCTTCGGCCGGATGTTCTCGGTCGACAACGACCCCGACAGCCGTCCCCCCTGCCGCCTGCTCCACATCATCGAAGGCGGCGACTACGGCTATCACTTCAAGAACGGCCGCAAAGGCCTGCACCCCTTCACGAGCTGGAACGGCGAACTCCCCGGCACGCTGCCGATGGTGGCTGGAACAGGAGAAGCTCCTTCGGGCGTGATTGCCTATGAACACGATGCCCTCCCCGAGAACTACCGCGGGCATCTGTTCGCGACGTCGTGGGGCGACCACCGCATCGATGTGTTCCGCCTGAAGCCCAAAGGCCTTTCCTTCGAATCCGTCGCCGAGCCCGTCATCGTCGGCGGTGAAAGCTTCCGCCCCGTCGGCCTCGCCCTCGCTCCCGATGGCAGCATGTACTGCACCGACTGGGTCCTTCGGGAGTACAAGCTGCACGGCAAAGGCCGCATCTGGCGCATCTCGGCCGTTGACGGCGAACGTCGAAGGCCCGACTTCTCGGCGATTCAGAAGGAAGAGCGGCCCGGCATCCTCAAGCAGAGTCTCGAATCGCCAGTCGGTGCTGTGCGACGTCTGGCGGCCCGCCGCCTGGGCGAACTGAACGGGCTGCAGAACGTGGCCGTTCTTCGCGACGCCGATGCGTCCGAACGGGCGAAGTACGAAGCGCTGGCCGCGATCGTCGTGGGAGAAAAGGCGGACGAGCCGCGCCAGCTGCGCGATCTCTTCGGACCGAAGCCCGCACCGTTCGATTCGACGTTTACGCTAATGGCCCATTTCGACAACGCCCCCTCCGTGCAGCGGATGCAGGCGCTGCTGAAGGACCCGGCCGGCGCCGACCCGATGTACGTTCTCGGCGGGGTGAAAGCGTTCATCCCCTTGCTGAGATCGGCCGCGGGAACGGCTCCGAAGAAGATCGTGGAATTGATCAATTCGGCGGTCGACGGAATGGATGCCTTCGGGCTCTGCGCTCTCGCCCGTGATTGCGCCACGGAGATGCCCGCCGACAAGCTGGTTCAGCTGGTCTCCAGCGACGCCAGTCTCTCCTCGCGCGTGCGTCTCGTCGCGCTGCTCGCCCTCAAGCGGATCGATCCCGCGAACGAATCAGCGATCGAGGCTGGCCTGAAGCGACATGATCTGATCGTTCGCCGCGCCGCCGTCCAATGGGCCGGTGAGCAGCGAATGAAGTCGTTACGTCCCGTCGTCGAGAAATGTCTCACCCAATCGCCGATGGATCGCGATCTCTTCCTCTCGACAATCGCCGCCCTCGAAATGATCGATGGGAAGGATCCAAAAGACTTCGACAAGACGCCAGCGGGAAAATATGTGGCGCCGCTGCTGAAGGACGAGAAGGCGTCGCCGGCCGTGCTGGTGGAGGCGCTGAGGCTGGTGGATCCGGATGACGAGGTCCTTTCGATCGAACTGCTGGACCAGTTGATCCGTCATGCGGATCCGTCGGTTCGTCGCGAGGCGATCAGGACTCTCGCATTCCGAACGGGGGCCGATGCCCTGTCGCCCCTCATGGCGATGGCCGCCATGCAGAGCGGCTATCCACAGAATGCCCTGCTCGGAGTGATTCGTCATTTTGTCGCGAACCCGCGGAATCAGGAGATCAAAGACTTTCTCTTGAGTTCCACGACTGCCCCGGAGATGGCGGTGACCGCATTTCGTGGTGGCTTGGGTCACGACGACGTTGTTGTCGCGCGCCTGGACGAGTTGTTCAAGACCGCAGGTACGTTCGTTCCCGGATTCCAAGGACCGCCGGACGTCGATGCTCTCGGGCAGCAATGGTGGTTGATCTTCGGGGCTGGTCGCGCCTTTCCGATGAATAACTTTCGACAGCCTCCGGAGCGGCCAGTTGCGATCGACTGGAGAGGGGCAGGGCAACGCAACTTGACTGAAATCGAACTTCGGGGTGACTTTGTCTTTTTCAATCCGAAAGGGCCTGGCTGCTCCAACTGCCACACTGTCCACGGCCGCGGCGGCAAAGTCGGTCCCGACCTCTCCAGAATCGGCGCCACCTTCACCCGCGAAAAGCTCATCGGCTCCATCCTCGAACCCAGCAAGGAAGTCTCACCCCAGTTCACCAACTGGCAGATGGTCCACGTCGACGGCCGGGTCTTCACCGGCATGATCGTCCACGAGAACGAAGGCAAAACGATCCTCGGCGACAGCGAAGGCAAGACGATCGAGCTCAAGACGGCCGAGATCGAGGAGCGACGCCCCGTCCAGACGTCCGTCATGCCGGAGAAACTGGTTGACCGTATGACGGTCCAGGAATGGCGCGACCTGCTCGCGTTCCTCCAGTCGTTGAAATGA
- a CDS encoding neutral/alkaline non-lysosomal ceramidase N-terminal domain-containing protein, with protein sequence MSQKVTRRQTLLGLGAVAGGLLFAPSLCAAETTWKAGVSREVITPDTPVWLAGYGSRRAPEGKLHELWMKALAFEAADGSRAVLITSDFQGVPRSMSDRVFEQLKSKFGLTRAQVMFTFSHNHCGPRLGDDLIDYYPVEAAQEDLVREYTDRMVERTVKLVGDALARLDPARVATGMGRATFAVNRRNNPEKDVPTLIAEGKLRGPVDHDVPVMRVDRADGTPLAILFGYACHPTTLSFTQWCGDYPGFAQIEVERAYSGATAMFVNTCGGDQNPLPRRTVELCESYGRQLAVGVLDGLKRPLKPVTPKLKTAFELIELPYLEVMSRQHLEQFAGDSAAIKARWAKRLLKQLDEGVKFETGSPYPLHAWLLGDDTLMLGMGAETVVDYAIRFKGEYGPGTWVCGYSDDMLAYVPSRRVWDEGGYEGGSNLFEYGRPALRWAGDIETRIAEGMERLVRRVRAK encoded by the coding sequence ATGTCGCAGAAGGTCACACGCCGCCAGACGCTGCTCGGACTGGGAGCCGTGGCAGGAGGACTTTTGTTCGCTCCATCTCTCTGCGCGGCCGAGACGACCTGGAAGGCCGGTGTCTCCCGCGAGGTCATCACCCCTGACACTCCTGTCTGGCTGGCCGGCTACGGTTCTCGGCGCGCCCCCGAAGGAAAGCTGCACGAACTGTGGATGAAGGCTCTCGCCTTCGAGGCGGCTGATGGATCGCGGGCGGTGCTGATCACGAGCGACTTCCAGGGGGTACCGCGGTCGATGAGTGACCGGGTGTTCGAGCAGCTGAAGTCGAAGTTCGGGCTGACGCGAGCGCAGGTGATGTTCACGTTCTCGCACAATCACTGCGGGCCGCGGCTGGGGGATGACCTGATCGATTACTACCCGGTCGAGGCGGCGCAGGAGGACCTGGTTCGCGAGTACACCGACCGGATGGTCGAGCGAACGGTGAAGCTGGTGGGCGATGCGCTCGCGCGATTGGACCCGGCGAGAGTTGCGACGGGGATGGGGCGGGCGACGTTTGCGGTGAACCGGCGGAACAACCCGGAGAAGGACGTCCCGACGCTGATTGCGGAGGGGAAGCTGCGCGGGCCGGTGGATCATGATGTGCCGGTGATGCGCGTGGACCGGGCGGACGGGACGCCGCTGGCCATTCTGTTCGGGTATGCGTGTCATCCGACGACGCTGAGCTTCACGCAGTGGTGCGGGGACTATCCGGGGTTCGCCCAGATCGAGGTTGAGCGGGCGTATTCCGGGGCGACGGCGATGTTCGTCAATACGTGCGGCGGCGATCAGAACCCGCTGCCGCGGCGGACGGTGGAACTGTGTGAGTCCTATGGGCGTCAACTGGCGGTGGGCGTGCTCGATGGGCTCAAGCGGCCGCTGAAGCCGGTGACTCCGAAGCTGAAGACGGCCTTCGAGCTGATTGAGCTGCCGTACCTGGAGGTGATGTCGCGGCAGCACCTGGAGCAGTTTGCGGGGGACAGCGCGGCGATCAAGGCGCGGTGGGCGAAGCGGCTTTTGAAGCAGCTGGATGAAGGAGTGAAGTTTGAAACGGGGTCACCGTATCCGCTGCATGCGTGGCTGTTGGGGGACGACACGCTGATGCTGGGGATGGGGGCGGAGACGGTGGTGGACTACGCGATCCGATTCAAAGGGGAGTATGGGCCGGGAACGTGGGTGTGCGGTTATTCGGACGACATGCTGGCGTATGTGCCGTCGCGGCGGGTGTGGGATGAGGGGGGGTATGAGGGGGGATCGAATCTGTTTGAGTATGGTCGGCCGGCGCTGCGGTGGGCGGGGGATATTGAGACGCGGATCGCGGAGGGGATGGAGCGGTTGGTGAGGCGGGTGCGCGCGAAGTGA